The window TCTGACGCGAATAGCGCCGGTTAGCAATTTTTGCATCAGCCCGCGCTTCTGCTGGTCAAGGGCATCCCGCTTAGCTCCCAAAAGGAGAAGTTCTTGATCACAAGTATCAAGTATGTCCGCAATCCTCTGCTGTTTCTTGATATCGACGGGTATGGTTACTTCTATGGTCGCGAAGGCTGGGAACTTGAGGTTAGGAAATAACTTACTTACCGCCAACCCTCTTGCGTTGAGCGTTTGAGAGTAATGGTGAATCGTTCCAAATTGAGCCCCACTCACATCGCCAGTTTGCATGAACGGAATATCGCCACCAAAAAAACTTGGATCATTGCGCGGA of the bacterium genome contains:
- a CDS encoding restriction endonuclease subunit S, whose protein sequence is MKPKTNWQINLLGEWANIERGRFSHRPRNDPSFFGGDIPFMQTGDVSGAQFGTIHHYSQTLNARGLAVSKLFPNLKFPAFATIEVTIPVDIKKQQRIADILDTCDQELLLLGAKRDALDQQKRGLMQKLLTGAIRVRTEKHG